The window AGTCTCGAAATTATTCCTTAGGTTTTGAAATTGGCCAGGCTGATGATGCCAAAAGTGTGCTGGCAACCCATGCGAAGACAGTAGAAGGTGTTTTGACTTGCAAGACGATCTATTTAGAAGCCGAAAAGCATCATCTTAAATTACCATTATTTAATGGCTTATATGATATTTTGTACAATAATAAACGCCCAAGTGCGATCATTAATAGTATTTTTCAAAAAGCAATTATTTAGGATAAAGTTGCTTTTTTTTGTAAAATCACAATATTTTTGTATAATCAATATATCAAACAAATATGACTTTTTTTATGGTATTCTTACAATCTCATTTTTGATTATTACTAGAATATTATGGTTAATAATTTCGCGATATTTTATTAAAAAGGGATTTTTCAATAAAATATTTTGGGTAAAATTAATCTCATTTTTTAATTTTATTACTTTGTTCTCCGCTATTTATAAAATTATCCTTGTCTGGATTGTGATTTTATATGCGAATTTACCATTTTTTATTGATATAATTTAAACGTCTTTTTCCTGTTATTTTTAGTTTTTCTTTTAATGATAATCATTGTTAGTCTAGTTTTAAAAAATTTAATAGATTTGGGACACTACTGCGTAATAGTCTTTTTTGTTGGTGGTTTTTTTATTGTACATTAATATTATGCTAGATGAAATTTTAATTTTTTTAATTATTGAAATTAAATCACTACCATTCTTTGAAAAACTAATGGCCCAAACTATTAATGCGAAAATATTATTATTTTTAGTAATTATGGTGACATTAATTAGTACCGTGATTATTTATGAACTAAGAATCTTAATTAATAAATTAGCATTTTATCAACCAATTGTTGAGAATCATAATGCCTTCTTAACTTTTGTATAAAAAATTAGTCCAAATAATTTTATTACCCAAACTCATCGCTTATGGGGAATTGGTATTAATCCGAAGTACCACCAGGTTTTACAAAATTAGATTAAGGCAAAATAATTAACTTATAAAAAATAAATTATTTATTGCAACTTTTACTGTTATTAATTTAACAAAATACTAAATAAAATAATATTTTAATGGACCACATTTTAGAAGGAGGAAACAATGTTTACTTTACCAATTCAAAGGAATTTATTTCGCCAGTTAGTCTGAGGACTTAATGAGATTATTAAGGTGGAAGTAGCTTTCAGTAATCTTAATCCAATTATGGCGCTTAAAATTGAATTATATTATGTGAAAAAACAAAATAATGTTACGATCAATAATAATAACTTAGTCGAGATGTTTTTAGAAGTTATTAATCGCAGAGAATTAACTTTAAATACCTCAACGGTTTCATTGATGACAGAATATCAAAAATTATATTAAAGATATTTTCATCAAGCAGTTGATATTAATGTAGTTATTAGGGATATTAATGACCAAATTAAAAAGGTTTTTGATAATTATTATCTTGAAACTGAATTAAAATATTTGAAAAACTTTTTAGGTAGTTATTTAATGTAAAGACTTCTCAAACAAAAATTATCATCATTAAGATTAAAAATTAAAATAAATATTAAATAGGAATTTATGTTAGTTAAAACATTTCAAATTATTAGTTTTGCCCTTGATGTTGAAGAAATCTTTTATTATCCGTTTATTAATCACACCAAAACACTACTTTTTTAAAAAGAAAAGATCCCAATTGATCAAATTACAATAAAATTAAAGGTTAAATACTTTGAACCCACCGTTGAAAACTACCAACTTATTTATGATTATATTTATAATTCAATTGTTCTTGATCATGCGAAATGATATCCAAATGCAGGTGAATTTACTTATCACAAATTTTTTAATCTTGAAAAATTATTATCTGGTCTTGAGAAATCTCGTTTTAAAATGCTTAATTATTTAAAGGTTGGTTCAGACACCGTGAGTTATTTTCCCTCATCACTTTTTTTTAAATATTTTAGATACTAATAATTCTGAATATTTATTATATTTTGATGTTTATACCAAATGTGGCATTCGCTTTAATATTTAATTGTAATCGTGTTAAACAATTAGTATATGATATAACATTATCAGCTTTTATAACATCAATCAAATCTTTGGCAGTTTGTTTTGCATCTTTTACCATATGATAAAACTCCTCCTATAACTAAAATACCTATAACTAAAATACCTATAACTAAAATACCTATAACTAAAATACCTATAACTAAAATAATAAAACAAATAGAAAAATTAACAAGAAAAATAACACTTTCTGGTAATTCATATCAAAATCTGTAATTTTATCTCGCAAAGTTTTTTTAAAACTTATTAATAATGTGTTGTCCAAAATAGTTTGGTATTTTTCTAAGTCTGATGATAACAAATTATAATAAATAATATCCACCAGTGCAAAAAGCAGCGTAAAACGGCTGGTTGAAGAAATTGTACGTTCAATTTATTCATTACTACTAATAGTAATTTGATAGTCAGCAATCTTAATAATCGTATTATTTGCTTTTTTACATACTAATAAGATAGGACACTCATTTTCTTGCGCAATTCTTGCCAATTTTATTAAATCTTGGGTTTCGCCTGAATATAACACCACAATTGTTAAATCTTCACTGGTACTATTTTTAGCTAAGAAATAACCATTATGAAAATCATTAACACTAATAGCGTTAAAACCTAATCGTAAGATTTTTTCTTGGAAGTCTTTAACAAAATTATATGTTCCCACCCACCACCGCAAAAATATTGATGCGGCAGACTGTTTTTATTTTATTAATTATTTCACTAATCTTTTCTTTATGACCTAAAGTCAAACAAAAAGTATCATGTAAACTCCGCACAATATTATGATATGATAAATGCCATAAATAAAACCATTATTATCGGCCGATTTTAAAATATCATCTTCTGC is drawn from Spiroplasma mirum ATCC 29335 and contains these coding sequences:
- a CDS encoding PTS transporter subunit EIIB; translation: MVKDAKQTAKDLIDVIKADNVISYTNCLTRLQLNIKANATFGINIKI
- a CDS encoding SIS domain-containing protein yields the protein MGTYNFVKDFQEKILRLGFNAISVNDFHNGYFLAKNSTSEDLTIVVLYSGETQDLIKLARIAQENECPILLVCKKANNTIIKIADYQITISSNE